GTTACTAATAACGTAAATGGTTTTCTTTCTTTTCTCTACTGGTAGATCAGCAACGGCTTTCCAAAATAATTGAAGAACAGTTGTGCTATCTTTTCCGCCACTCCAACCAATGACAATCGGCTTGTCATCTTGGCAATATAATTCTTTTATTTGTTCAGTCAGTTCATTGACTTCTTGGACTAATTCTGAAGCGGAACGTTGTTTATTTAAAATATCGAGTTGCTGATCATTCATTGTGAACTACCTTAATTGAATTGAATCGCTACTTAATTCGATAAGAGATAAGATTTGATGTCTTGAGGATTGCCTTTGATTGCAGTTCCTTGGTCGAGAGAGGCAAAGGTTTCTTTTGCATTGTTGGCAATCTCAGACCGTCGTCTTTCAATTCTGCGTTGCTGGATGAATTGAAATAAGGCTTCCTGTTCCTCTGCTGACAAGTTCTCGATCGCTGCCATGATAGTTTCCAAATGAATAGCATTCATAATGTGTCTATGAGTGATCGGCGGTTTGGACTTTTCCTATCCTAGCTTTTGAGAAAACACGATACCCGATCGCGCCTCTGTTATAGACTCGAACTGACTAAAGCCTACATCCCAACTTCATTCAAAGCCTCCTGAATCACCGCATCACTTACCCCGCGACGCTTCAAGCCTTCAATAAAACGAGAAACAGGTTGATGACGACTTTCTAAATGATAGAGAATCGCTTCATAAGGCGAAGGAAACTCAATCGGGTGATGTTTCTCTTCGTAATCTTCAACTAATGTGGTGAGAATCTCTAACTGATCTCCCTCTGGCGTATTTAATTCTACCTCAAAAAGCTGTTCGATTTGCGCCAACGCTTGATGATAATCAGCTTCCGTTTTAATCGGTTTTAAATCCATTGGTCTTTTTCTCCTCAGATAGTTGTTGCATCAACTTTGTCATACTCTTGATGGGTTCCGACAAAGCGAATAAAGATAATCCCAATG
This DNA window, taken from Cyanobacteria bacterium GSL.Bin1, encodes the following:
- a CDS encoding transcriptional regulator; this encodes MDLKPIKTEADYHQALAQIEQLFEVELNTPEGDQLEILTTLVEDYEEKHHPIEFPSPYEAILYHLESRHQPVSRFIEGLKRRGVSDAVIQEALNEVGM